The Callithrix jacchus isolate 240 chromosome 20, calJac240_pri, whole genome shotgun sequence genome has a window encoding:
- the HAS3 gene encoding hyaluronan synthase 3 isoform X2: protein MKEETSRTTIVLWGDQVSENWGKMPVQLTTALRVVGTSLFALAVLGGILAAYVTGYQFIHTEKHYLSFGLYGAILGLHLLIQSLFAFLEHRRMRRAGQALKLPSPRRGSVALCIAAYQEDPDYLRKCLRSAQRISFPDLKVVMVVDGNRQEDAYMLDIFHEVLGGTEKAGFFVWRSNYHEVGEGETEASLREGMDRVQDVVRASTFSCIMQKWGGKREVMYTAFKALGDSVDYIQVCDSDTVLDPACTIEMLRVLEEDPQVGGVGGDVQILNKYDSWISFLSSVRYWMAFNVERACQSYFGCVQCISGPLGMYRNSLLQQFLEDWYHQKFLGSKCSFGDDRHLTNRVLSLGYRTKYTARSKCLTETPTKYLRWLNQQTRWSKSYFREWLYNSLWFHKHHLWMTYESVVTGFFPFFLIATVIQLFYRGRIWNILLFLLTVQLVGIIKATYACFLRGNAEMIFMSLYSLLYMSSLLPAKIFAIATINKSGWGTSGRKTIVVNFIGLIPVSIWVAVLLGGLAYTAYCQDLFSETELAFLVSGAILYGCYWVALLMLYLAIIARRCGKKPEQYSLAFAEV, encoded by the exons ATGAAGGAAGAAACCAGTAGAACTACCATTGTGCTATGGGGAGACCAAGTCTCAGAGAACTGGGGCAAG ATGCCGGTACAGCTGACGACAGCCCTGCGTGTGGTGGGCACTAGCCTGTTTGCCCTGGCAGTGCTGGGTGGCATCCTGGCAGCCTATGTGACAGGCTACCAGTTCATCCACACGGAAAAGCACTACCTGTCCTTCGGCCTGTACGGTGCCATCCTGGGCCTGCACCTGCTCATTCAGAGCCTGTTTGCCTTCCTGGAGCACCGGCGCATGCGGCGGGCTGGCCAGGCCCTGAAGCTGCCCTCCCCACGGCGGGGCTCGGTGGCACTGTGCATCGCCGCATACCAGGAGGACCCTGACTACCTGCGCAAGTGCCTGCGCTCGGCCCAGCGCATCTCCTTCCCTGACCTCAAGGTGGTCATGGTGGTGGACGGCAACCGCCAGGAGGACGCCTACATGCTGGACATCTTCCATGAGGTGCTGGGTGGCACCGAGAAGGCCGGCTTCTTTGTGTGGCGCAGCAACTACCATGAGGTGGGCGAGGGTGAGACAGAGGCCAGCCTGCGAGAGGGCATGGACCGTGTGCAGGATGTGGTGCGGGCCAGCACCTTCTCGTGCATCATGCAGAAGTGGGGAGGCAAGCGCGAGGTCATGTACACAGCATTCAAGGCCCTCGGAGATTCGGTGGACTACATCCAG GTGTGCGACTCTGACACCGTGCTGGATCCAGCCTGTACCATCGAGATGCTTCGAGTCCTGGAGGAGGATCCCCAAGTAGGAGGAGTTGGGGGAGATGTCCAA ATCCTGAACAAGTACGACTCGTGGATTTCCTTCCTGAGCAGCGTGCGGTACTGGATGGCCTTCAACGTAGAGCGGGCCTGCCAGTCCTACTTTGGTTGCGTGCAGTGTATTAGCGGGCCTTTGGGCATGTACCGCAACAGTCTCCTCCAGCAGTTCCTGGAGGACTGGTACCATCAGAAGTTCCTAGGCAGCAAGTGCAGCTTCGGGGATGACCGGCACCTCACCAACCGAGTCCTGAGCCTTGGCTACCGAACTAAGTATACTGCACGCTCCAAATGCCTCACAGAGACCCCCACTAAGTACCTCCGGTGGCTCAACCAGCAAACCCGCTGGAGCAAGTCTTACTTCCGTGAGTGGCTCTACAACTCTCTGTGGTTCCATAAGCATCACCTCTGGATGACCTACGAGTCAGTGGTCACGggtttcttccccttcttcctcatTGCCACTGTCATACAGCTTTTCTACCGTGGCCGCATCTGGAAcattctcctcttcctgctgACGGTGCAGCTGGTGGGCATCATCAAGGCCACCTACGCCTGCTTCCTTCGGGGCAATGCAGAGATGATCTTTATGTCCCTCTACTCCCTCCTCTATATGTCCAGCCTTCTGCCAGCCAAGATCTTTGCCATTGCTACCATCAACAAGTCAGGCTGGGGCACCTCTGGCCGAAAAACCATCGTGGTGAACTTCATTGGCCtcatccctgtgtccatctggGTGGCAGTTCTCCTGGGAGGGCTGGCCTATACAGCTTATTGCCAGGACCTGTTCAGTGAGACAGAGCTAGCCTTTCTTGTCTCTGGAGCCATCCTGTATGGCTGCTACTGGGTGGCCCTCCTCATGCTTTATCTGGCCATTATTGCCCGGCGATGTGGGAAGAAGCCTGAGCAGTATAGCTTGGCTTTTGCTGAGGTGTGA
- the HAS3 gene encoding hyaluronan synthase 3 isoform X1 — MPVQLTTALRVVGTSLFALAVLGGILAAYVTGYQFIHTEKHYLSFGLYGAILGLHLLIQSLFAFLEHRRMRRAGQALKLPSPRRGSVALCIAAYQEDPDYLRKCLRSAQRISFPDLKVVMVVDGNRQEDAYMLDIFHEVLGGTEKAGFFVWRSNYHEVGEGETEASLREGMDRVQDVVRASTFSCIMQKWGGKREVMYTAFKALGDSVDYIQVCDSDTVLDPACTIEMLRVLEEDPQVGGVGGDVQILNKYDSWISFLSSVRYWMAFNVERACQSYFGCVQCISGPLGMYRNSLLQQFLEDWYHQKFLGSKCSFGDDRHLTNRVLSLGYRTKYTARSKCLTETPTKYLRWLNQQTRWSKSYFREWLYNSLWFHKHHLWMTYESVVTGFFPFFLIATVIQLFYRGRIWNILLFLLTVQLVGIIKATYACFLRGNAEMIFMSLYSLLYMSSLLPAKIFAIATINKSGWGTSGRKTIVVNFIGLIPVSIWVAVLLGGLAYTAYCQDLFSETELAFLVSGAILYGCYWVALLMLYLAIIARRCGKKPEQYSLAFAEV; from the exons ATGCCGGTACAGCTGACGACAGCCCTGCGTGTGGTGGGCACTAGCCTGTTTGCCCTGGCAGTGCTGGGTGGCATCCTGGCAGCCTATGTGACAGGCTACCAGTTCATCCACACGGAAAAGCACTACCTGTCCTTCGGCCTGTACGGTGCCATCCTGGGCCTGCACCTGCTCATTCAGAGCCTGTTTGCCTTCCTGGAGCACCGGCGCATGCGGCGGGCTGGCCAGGCCCTGAAGCTGCCCTCCCCACGGCGGGGCTCGGTGGCACTGTGCATCGCCGCATACCAGGAGGACCCTGACTACCTGCGCAAGTGCCTGCGCTCGGCCCAGCGCATCTCCTTCCCTGACCTCAAGGTGGTCATGGTGGTGGACGGCAACCGCCAGGAGGACGCCTACATGCTGGACATCTTCCATGAGGTGCTGGGTGGCACCGAGAAGGCCGGCTTCTTTGTGTGGCGCAGCAACTACCATGAGGTGGGCGAGGGTGAGACAGAGGCCAGCCTGCGAGAGGGCATGGACCGTGTGCAGGATGTGGTGCGGGCCAGCACCTTCTCGTGCATCATGCAGAAGTGGGGAGGCAAGCGCGAGGTCATGTACACAGCATTCAAGGCCCTCGGAGATTCGGTGGACTACATCCAG GTGTGCGACTCTGACACCGTGCTGGATCCAGCCTGTACCATCGAGATGCTTCGAGTCCTGGAGGAGGATCCCCAAGTAGGAGGAGTTGGGGGAGATGTCCAA ATCCTGAACAAGTACGACTCGTGGATTTCCTTCCTGAGCAGCGTGCGGTACTGGATGGCCTTCAACGTAGAGCGGGCCTGCCAGTCCTACTTTGGTTGCGTGCAGTGTATTAGCGGGCCTTTGGGCATGTACCGCAACAGTCTCCTCCAGCAGTTCCTGGAGGACTGGTACCATCAGAAGTTCCTAGGCAGCAAGTGCAGCTTCGGGGATGACCGGCACCTCACCAACCGAGTCCTGAGCCTTGGCTACCGAACTAAGTATACTGCACGCTCCAAATGCCTCACAGAGACCCCCACTAAGTACCTCCGGTGGCTCAACCAGCAAACCCGCTGGAGCAAGTCTTACTTCCGTGAGTGGCTCTACAACTCTCTGTGGTTCCATAAGCATCACCTCTGGATGACCTACGAGTCAGTGGTCACGggtttcttccccttcttcctcatTGCCACTGTCATACAGCTTTTCTACCGTGGCCGCATCTGGAAcattctcctcttcctgctgACGGTGCAGCTGGTGGGCATCATCAAGGCCACCTACGCCTGCTTCCTTCGGGGCAATGCAGAGATGATCTTTATGTCCCTCTACTCCCTCCTCTATATGTCCAGCCTTCTGCCAGCCAAGATCTTTGCCATTGCTACCATCAACAAGTCAGGCTGGGGCACCTCTGGCCGAAAAACCATCGTGGTGAACTTCATTGGCCtcatccctgtgtccatctggGTGGCAGTTCTCCTGGGAGGGCTGGCCTATACAGCTTATTGCCAGGACCTGTTCAGTGAGACAGAGCTAGCCTTTCTTGTCTCTGGAGCCATCCTGTATGGCTGCTACTGGGTGGCCCTCCTCATGCTTTATCTGGCCATTATTGCCCGGCGATGTGGGAAGAAGCCTGAGCAGTATAGCTTGGCTTTTGCTGAGGTGTGA
- the DERPC gene encoding decreased expression in renal and prostate cancer protein encodes MKEPRIFPRERPTPWTRAPLPPRGRLNGSLGPQGGPVLNAGHPLGVNSDPFLMAAGSLGGNLAPFPRNPSPFPASSGSLASNPAPFPAGTRDPSMASFPRGMNPTGTGAVSFPRPGGLLGPAPGPGPVVNPRTGGLPVPGPLSNPRLGGLPGSGPMSNPRAGGLLGAGPDPRSGGPMGPGSGPNLRAGVVLSSGNGPPNPRPVGLGPGSNPNLRSGFLGSNPAPRSGVFTGPGLGPNPRPSGLGPSPNLDARAGGLLGTGSGLNLRMAGPQGLDLAPILRAAGLLGANSASFTQASGNMGPSPSSMARVPAPMGPNSGPGSRGIGLTGPNPSPMSRAPVPIGPNSAHFSRPSGPMGVNANPFPRGVGSSAFSQSSGPLASNPATFQRSAGLQGSNPTVFPRASGPLGSSPANFPRAAGLQGPSPTTFPRSTGPLGSGQVAFPRSAAGHLGSSPAGPMGINPAPFARPTGTLGLNPASFPRMNGPAGKSFVPFPRVGSLPGTNPAAFPRPGGPMAAIYPNGMLPP; translated from the coding sequence ATGAAAGAACCTCGGATATTCCCTAGAGAGCGGCCAACTCCTTGGACTCGTGCTCCACTGCCACCTCGAGGACGGCTCAACGGTTCCCTGGGACCACAGGGAGGTCCTGTTCTGAACGCAGGCCACCCACTGGGTGTGAACTCAGATCCCTTCCTTATGGCGGCCGGTTCTCTTGGTGGAAATCTGGCCCCATTTCCAAGGAACCCATCtccttttccagcttcatcaGGCTCACTGGCTTCAAATCCAGCACCTTTCCCGGCTGGTACTCGTGACCCAAGCATGGCTTCTTTTCCAAGAGGGATGAATCCCACAGGCACAGGTGCAGTTTCTTTCCCAAGGCCTGGTGGCCTCTTGGGGCCAGCCCCTGGCCCAGGCCCTGTGGTAAACCCTAGGACAGGGGGTCTTCCAGTCCCAGGGCCTCTGTCTAACCCCAGGTTAGGGGGTCTCCCAGGATCAGGTCCTATGTCCAACCCAAGAGCAGGTGGTCTCCTGGGAGCAGGTCCTGACCCCAGAAGTGGTGGTCCCATGGGCCCCGGATCTGGACCTAACCTGAGAGCAGGTGTTGTGTTGAGCTCTGGGAATGGTCCTCCCAATCCTAGACCAGTTGGCCTGGGCCCAGGATCAAACCCCAATCTGAGATCAGGCTTTTTAGGGTCAAACCCTGCCCCCAGGTCAGGTGTGTTTACAGGCCCAGGCCTTGGGCCCAACCCAAGACCAAGTGGCCTGGGCCCAAGCCCTAATCTAGATGCCAGAGCAGGTGGCCTCTTGGGCACAGGATCAGGTCTTAACTTAAGAATGGCTGGACCTCAAGGCCTCGATCTTGCCCCCATTCTTAGAGCAGCAGGTCTTTTAGGAGCAAATTCGGCTTCGTTCACACAGGCTTCTGGAAACATGGGCCCAAGCCCATCTTCCATGGCAAGAGTACCTGCCCCGATGGGCCCAAACTCAGGTCCTGGCTCTCGGGGAATTGGCCTTACAGGGCCAAACCCATCTCCCATGTCAAGGGCTCCTGTCCCCATAGGCCCTAATTCGGCTCATTTCTCAAGGCCAAGTGGCCCCATGGGGGTAAATGCCAATCCGTTTCCCAGGGGAGTGGGTTCATCTGCCTTCTCTCAATCTTCTGGCCCATTGGCATCAAACCCAGCTACCTTCCAAAGGTCTGCtggcctccagggctcaaatCCAACAGTTTTCCCAAGAGCCTCTGGGCCACTTGGCTCCAGCCCAGCTAACTTCCCAAGGGCTGCTGGCCTGCAGGGTCCAAGTCCAACTACCTTCCCAAGGTCTACTGGTCCATTAGGCTCTGGTCAAGTTGCTTTCCCCAGGTCAGCTGCTGGGCACCTGGGCTCTTCTCCAGCAGGCCCTATGGGTATCAACCCAGCTCCTTTTGCAAGGCCAACTGGGACCCTGGGTCTCAACCCAGCTTCCTTTCCAAGGATGAATGGCCCTGCAGGCAAGAGTTTTGTCCCATTTCCCAGAGTGGGGAGCCTCCCTGGCACAAACCCAGCTGCTTTCCCCAGACCAGGGGGTCCAATGGCTGCAATATACCCAAATGGAATGTTACCCCCTTAA
- the CHTF8 gene encoding chromosome transmission fidelity protein 8 homolog, giving the protein MVQIVISSARAGGLAEWVLMELQGEIEARYSTGLAGNLLGDLHYTTEGIPVLIVGHHILYGKIIHLEKPFAVLVKHTPGDQDCDELRHETGTRYLVTALIKDKILFKIRPKPIITNVPKKV; this is encoded by the exons ATGGTGCAAATTGTTATTTCCAG TGCGAGGGCTGGAGGCCTGGCAGAATGGGTGCTGATGGAGCTACAGGGGGAGATCGAGGCTCGCTACAGCACTGGATTAGCTGGAAACCTCCTGGGAGACCTACATTACACCACTGAG GGAATCCCTGTGCTGATTGTGGGGCATCATATCCTGTATGGGAAAATCATCCACCTGGAGAAACCTTTTGCAGTCCTTGTCAAACACACTCCTGGGGATCAGGATTGCGATGAGCTTCGCCATGAAACTGGCACCCGGTATCTGGTGACAGCACTCATCAAAGACAAGATCCTTTTCAAAATCCGTCCGAAGCCCATTATCACCAACGTCCCCAAGAAAGTATGA